A window of Myxococcales bacterium contains these coding sequences:
- a CDS encoding PEGA domain-containing protein — translation MKNVAKISIVFALLGAMGAARPALAADPAAPATEPKPAESTPAGASLGDTLTGMAKADYVAARVLYQDGDFASALVKFESAFAASKNPLLLWNMAVCEKSLRHYAKMLGLLERYRVEARDKLTEADTKEVDGLVESVKALVSPLDLTTNEAGADVLVDGLAFGTTPLEKKPLVDVGEHTITLKKKGFRERTERVKVAGGAPLVLAWPLEREVHEGTISVHAAPGDAIFVDGKAVGTGAYVGKVPSGGHTLRVTAKGFRAHTGEVLVQDGETRRVDVTLEKEASGIPAWVWVAGGVVLASGAAVGGYFIFKPGEAQPQVIGTMDPGTVQAPLLR, via the coding sequence ATGAAGAACGTTGCCAAAATATCGATTGTTTTCGCGCTCTTGGGTGCCATGGGAGCGGCCCGCCCCGCCCTCGCCGCCGACCCTGCTGCGCCTGCGACCGAGCCCAAGCCCGCCGAGTCGACCCCGGCCGGGGCCTCGCTCGGCGACACGCTCACCGGCATGGCCAAGGCCGACTACGTCGCGGCGCGTGTGCTCTACCAAGACGGCGACTTTGCCTCGGCGCTCGTGAAGTTCGAGAGCGCGTTCGCCGCGTCGAAGAATCCGCTCCTCCTCTGGAACATGGCCGTCTGCGAGAAGTCGCTCCGCCACTACGCCAAGATGCTCGGGCTCCTCGAGCGTTACCGCGTCGAGGCGCGCGACAAGCTCACCGAGGCCGACACGAAAGAGGTCGACGGGCTCGTCGAGAGCGTGAAGGCGCTCGTGTCACCGCTCGACCTCACGACCAACGAGGCGGGGGCCGACGTCCTCGTCGACGGGCTCGCGTTCGGCACGACGCCCCTCGAGAAGAAGCCCCTCGTCGACGTGGGCGAGCACACGATCACCCTGAAAAAGAAGGGGTTTCGTGAGAGGACCGAGCGCGTGAAGGTGGCCGGAGGCGCTCCGCTCGTGCTCGCGTGGCCCCTCGAGCGCGAGGTCCACGAGGGCACGATCTCGGTGCACGCTGCCCCGGGCGATGCCATCTTCGTCGACGGGAAAGCCGTCGGCACGGGCGCGTACGTGGGCAAGGTCCCGAGCGGCGGTCACACGCTGCGCGTCACCGCGAAGGGCTTCCGCGCGCACACGGGCGAGGTGCTCGTGCAAGACGGCGAGACGCGCCGGGTCGACGTGACCCTGGAAAAAGAGGCCTCGGGCATCCCCGCGTGGGTGTGGGTCGCCGGCGGCGTGGTGCTCGCGTCGGGCGCGGCCGTCGGTGGCTACTTCATCTTCAAGCCGGGCGAGGCCCAGCCCCAGGTCATCGGCACGATGGACCCCGGCACCGTGCAGGCCCCGCTCCTCCGGTGA